One Babesia bovis T2Bo chromosome 4 map unlocalized Chr4_1, whole genome shotgun sequence genomic window carries:
- a CDS encoding RNA polymerase III transcription factor (TF)IIIC subunit family protein, whose amino-acid sequence MKLAIIAVPGYVVPGADGKDVIAALGGENTLAQLHRSDAEVSLNLSFHPNRSYVIGRQDVNGKPCILAIRVKRWSDGRRTVEIMGVATKLFTFTTPADFIHIANVPVVTGDEVGTDPLNRPYGLVPPFFTKIGSTVNLFKEQLMNASQDKTNKIENSHMFNAVAHFDDDAIPTKPMGSNLMAPPDEALMAELEVLFNQRPVWLRNAIDEYLPKSFSTWKKKVAFARTCYIFADGPWRGCMCKLGYDPRKHRDSHIYQIIDFRDPYYRSISWKTEKHGSTRDQTTDKTIMATCSSHMDVVSKMRNFNPEVHFLIPPSRPSQLYQFCDIFDAGIQKLVNEQDLRENNPCSKATGWYSQSTMSKIRSMMNVKSLRMRQSLTGTKLA is encoded by the exons ATGAAATTGGCCATCATTGCTGTACCGGGTTACGTAGTTCCTGG AGCTGACGGAAAAGATGTTATAGCGGCTCTCGGAGGCGAGAATACATTAGCACAGCTTCATAGATCCGATGCTG AGGTGTCTCTGAATCTCAGTTTCCATCCTAACAGGTCATATGTGATTGGAAGGCAGGATGTAAATGGTAAACCGTGCATTTTGGCAATTCGCGTGAAACGTTGGAGTGATGGTAGAAGAACAGTGGAAATCATGGGAGTTGCCACCAAATTGTTTACGTTCACCACTCCAGCTGACTTTATCCATATCGCAAATGTCCCTGTAGTGACTGGTGATGAAGTTGGTACAGATCCTCTGAACAGGCCGTATGGGTTAGTACCACCTTTTTTCACGAAGATAGGATCTACTGTGAACTTATTCAAGGAACAGTTAATGAATGCTTCGCAAGATAAAACTAATAAAATAGAGAATTCACATATGTTTAATGCAGTAGCACATTTCGACGATGATGCCATACCAACCAAGCCTATGGGCTCAAACTTAATGGCACCTCCAG ACGAGGCTTTGATGGCGGAACTCGAGGTACTTTTCAATCAGCGGCCTGTATGGTTACGAAATGCAATTGATGAGTATTTGCCAAAATCATTTTCCACTTGGAAAAAGAAAGTGGCCTTTGCAAGAActtgttatatttttgcTG ATGGCCCTTGGAGGGGTTGTATGTGCAAACTGGGCTACGACCCTAGGAAACATCGCGACTCTCATATATATCAG ATAATTGATTTTCGAGATCCCTACTATCGGTCTATAAGCTGGAAAACCGAAAAACACGGTAGTACGCGTGACCAAACTACCGATAAAACAATCATGGCCACGTGTTCATCGCACATGGATGTAGTGTCTAAGATGAGAAACTTTAACCCGGAGGTTCATTTCTTAATACCTCCATCTAGACCATCGCAACTGTATCAGttttgtgatatatttgatgcCGGAATCCAAAAATTGGTGAACGAACAAGATTTGAGAGAGAACAATCCTTGCTCCAAGGCCACAG
- a CDS encoding GCC2 and GCC3 domain containing protein produces the protein MAACWIGQVAWLLLATLSTVDYAISEERGWNLLNNSNSIVEPDTITNITEKDFWCIMGMKCILPSDWTAGLKNKNPIVTRSIKNPLAFPYYTIAFEDVASQNPVSTAVLKYQGPRTVMNTYENKVEYSLAQHQKDSQTRYYNDTYGASFLLPDSSTFAKFGDEMVHIVCDKERKYSTKPVLKSCHTFYILKSPSSITYGVDPNGDISILLKDFHSGPSVHLGFNLKTGNTTKYNVTAVATAYGNDRIVFLNAGVLEPSANAGIYNVYVYLIPCNPKDYGTQIDVLPLVKSTSIKKYTVGVKSGQILLTFYGLDASEKDLHFAVLSAINVNGTGSTCGNGNAQWYELGFKGTYCHSTEHLIEVLLPLHLGGEKVLICAALKKSNLIEDYRTPFALMMLDDKTDTMVAPVIVNVDALGRARIVLNKLIHPLSEVRLTPADGDILFGITKTMLAHSVAQSTSNFKVEEKLMTEISNVSLDHSAIFRRFHNKGISMHSASNLTYSPDFSYMVDSHAYWSSAAKFFPKLLFGVDKLYKISVCNRWDHPYCLAESDYSMKVGYLVPSPFVHKNMYAEWEQNSIVFYIPTTPLFPKVPHITMVKINPESVVDYDRICNSNAYAVAELINSMSFHAINAFHGIFAQPGVVYYQHKYRVTGIEEGYLYGVCYSFEGKERVNYNTVTTPDVKHTFRPPKGIKFKLLTILNPMRFNKNQRVSFRNLEVNAGPIFAISGMMNKIILRGIYMTSDLTYDCTKLFNSAGQKRPLSSVAPRADFESIFGIEPIFNRGIPDATDLPEGFWMPMDDKSWMVGQTRLFYRGKVNATKTTYKMCFCYQDACLHSGTMIYSPDHTYDVTRFINLSVLLRLSYGNHTCIYGREDLNCFKTISAMKAGLPVKMNLNDSKAQIKHVTFTHDGTYMLVLREGELYRYNENMKIDKMINLSKGAERVFDFPNMAMFLLSDGTIRYRYGTDPFDFNKPGAAWPLRDLTRAFLDVMAFKKIRLPSVRNRIIALDIHPADDSGKYHIFYVDDAFMLSHSIVNIYEAMDNNEAVGVLSSTASVGNFVASDVVQNVVVKATTRQDDGKRQTFLFVHTYGLPHLSIYTVTGRRMELHGQMRTTGKIVDLVVGKNYLMGLTSDISPRGEITHNIIEIPLNRLINTSLHYPDIPRALYLGTEYKFNPVSTAYQSKNYYTKQKQELEQYGLTLDANTGTISGTPQKIGIINVKIKGVGDFHSAYSRVTFIFICQEGTTLDATQSNCVKCAKGTYWSMTKDSVSCLKCTDHIKNSTTINDGSKSVSDCLCPPGTYLKDLECIPCPLGTTSNSYGSENCPIIADAEKGHSSFDNMPSAISCKAGTFLKGDACVPCTVGYYCLGGILQPFRCSHGMTTERAGAKSGDDCLCDAGYEWSDGRCVPCGRTSYKENIGNNRCTPCPSVDDAKGMVYTPSFGSTSIRECIHCTPGYYYDANRLHCIPCPADSFCPGKAIIPLFCPNNTVTNGTNAGGRNDCLCVKGYGYASTARFILSLDNSCTICPVNTFQHVNGTNMPCLQCPKNTYTVANGSVSLSDCLPGPGFYIAGGDGFKTMTTRLESIEPSQLQASSVKCVANVEFDDSFSVTVLAKSLQVCIDMCKNNIYCRYVYYGDSETGVAHNDIVLSGEVTYIAYRPCKMFMYYERISVPSIVKTMQPFDKRIHRYQVLCEIFRGVNTFEPDKLVVRRCPMNHYCPGGDKFGKYQCPENSTTLMDGANNSSHCLCLPGFELSTSSSVKRCVSCKEGFYKDNTSNARCLPCPPMMTTTGRGAVSASQCVCNVGYFATTSNTMMRQLSRARMLPPVLPRRSRLTEFMKNNFNFSGEGDTSDILANITCKRCPDGYVCPGKWLPNSEYVVHNPPISCPDGSAVPQLSASANSLRKCICKPGYGAGTAFRDDVFLSCQKCAPGTFSETYSTSTCHGRCNDYAISFPGASSFKDCFCLPGRFMTLQLIENKEKFVCKKCSDGTICPGGFTVRQSGATIPDNLKEAIFSHTPQYPRMGYMAIFKRQRAEGSDIQWLPNKHDTYINEPPTPSQFGKYEHVADIHPCVYSNRCNSFGKGGCSEGSYGYLCGKCAPGFDARYLQSDCVRCKHPLFELLDLFVPRLILMFLVCLICHMNNRATTDGNFSIIAIFKIWYIFELSLIPLGMQQLTTSSSLVRFYNLYHNYFFKPILLYVHNERLNCWRPAIHRIWQILRSWGVPLPPADTHEDLDYNHIWYMQRFLGLAKPLIDALLLCILYYPCRLLYSRVESWSASSSRRISLDERIFSLTRRVNNENEEIKDKEEAALCLKTLDDPSAHETIGMAYIKHRKRGKVFLIQQLMLLMAFHLPSVVVNSLAMLWCGSVKYKDGDAVKVLMHLPEQICDPNNRLFFIGRIVGLANLGLWLLMLAVLFVALANYKYGSRSWNTIFMAGSDTNCRWWDAVHLSRQFLIAVLIVCHYGIRPKGDTEYMRAACYFILHFIYVTLHLTFSPYDKRNNESFNNLESLVLFSNLCMCIFIQGSYFYDFSDFGGFPIVVSLLVHVKIIWTIMLEYGHIQFANMKNNGKGELANMIIDFFSFAFEHRTANVYYDYKNDNLVMESSKIQEPYRSFYYNLVTRPLLKLAHLTGISMKGTEKRKSYSYSLQNRDFLVECIRNTIQRCSVLRQDVVLSDKWFYFITRYVFWYCHCLHVDLFDDKLSDNDLFHKIVLSHFSPQENISDAALSNFFVNFPIKRLSAHNAFHHNGDICDGKCAIFAGSKRKRKVEEVAESLLVECLFDTVYDLGPVTLVEFYLGLLSLNHFHESVLIRMFDAYRIHALYLKDERGFRLLREADALNENINNLKGEIEKTENGTAALQRHTLASDIEELETDIAKLNDTIDRERQVIMAGRAAAAVALNLHLGVDNIVSADLSYDDILSAISQQTNTATDPSDRRKGLLVPVNRSQR, from the coding sequence ATGGCAGCTTGCTGGATAGGCCAGGTGGCCTGGCTGTTGCTTGCCACGTTGTCTACAGTCGATTATGCCATCTCAGAAGAAAGAGGTTGGAACCTCCTCAACAATAGTAATTCTATCGTCGAGCCGGATACTATCACCAACATCACCGAGAAAGATTTTTGGTGTATCATGGGTatgaaatgtatattgccGAGCGATTGGACAGCTGGGTTAAAAAACAAGAATCCCATTGTAACCAGAAGTATTAAAAACCCTCTTGCGTTTCCGTATTATACCATTGCCTTTGAGGACGTAGCGTCGCAAAATCCCGTAAGCACCGCAGTACTTAAATATCAAGGACCTAGAACAGTAATGAACACTTATGAGAATAAGGTTGAGTACTCATTAGCACAGCATCAAAAGGACTCCCAAACGAGGTACTACAATGATACCTATGGCGCTTCATTCTTGCTACCGGATTCGTCTACTTTCGCCAAATTCGGTGATGAAATGGTTCACATTGTATGTGATAAAGAACGTAAATATTCGACAAAACCAGTCCTCAAAAGTTGTCATACTTTTTATATCCTAAAATCACCAAGTAGCATAACATACGGGGTGGATCCAAATGGTGATATCAGTATACTGCTGAAAGATTTCCATTCGGGTCCTTCTGTACATTTGGGTTTTAATCTAAAGACCGGTAACACGACCAAGTATAATGTCACTGCCGTTGCAACCGCTTATGGCAACGATAGAATTGTATTCCTCAATGCTGGAGTCTTAGAACCCAGTGCAAATGCTGGGATCTATAATGTTTATGTATACCTCATTCCTTGCAACCCCAAGGATTATGGGACTCAAATTGATGTATTGCCACTTGTCAAAAGTACCAGTATTAAAAAATACACCGTGGGCGTCAAGTCTGGACAAATACTTCTCACCTTTTATGGACTGGACGCTTCTGAGAAAGATTTGCACTTCGCAGTTCTTTCAGCTATAAATGTAAATGGTACTGGAAGCACATGTGGCAATGGGAATGCCCAGTGGTATGAACTTGGTTTCAAGGGTACGTACTGTCATTCCACAGAACATTTAATCGAGGTACTTCTTCCGTTGCATTTAGGAGGAGAAAAGGTTTTGATTTGTGCTGCGTTGAAGAAAAGCAATTTGATAGAGGATTATAGAACGCCTTTTGCATTGATGATGCTGGATGACAAGACAGATACCATGGTAGCCCCTGTAATAGTGAATGTTGATGCGTTGGGAAGAGCGCGTATTGTTCTCAATAAGTTAATACATCCCCTAAGTGAAGTGCGACTTACACCGGCGGATGGAGATATattgtttggtataactaAGACAATGTTGGCCCATTCCGTCGCACAATCGACATCCAACTTTAAAGTAGAGGAGAAACTCATGACGGAAATCAGCAACGTTTCTTTGGATCATTCCGCCATATTTCGAAGGTTTCATAACAAAGGCATTAGCATGCATTCTGCGTCTAATTTGACTTACAGCCCAGATTTTTCTTATATGGTGGATTCGCATGCTTATTGGTCATCCGCGGCTAAATTCTTTCCTAAGTTGTTATTTGGCGTGGACAAGCTCTATAAAATTTCTGTTTGCAATCGATGGGATCACCCTTACTGTTTAGCTGAATCTGACTATAGTATGAAGGTAGGCTATCTTGTTCCTAGCCCGTTCGTCCATAAAAACATGTATGCTGAATGGGAGCAGAACAGCATTGTTTTCTATATTCCAACGACGCCCCTCTTTCCTAAAGTCCCGCATATTACAATGGTAAAAATAAACCCTGAAAGTGTGGTGGATTACGACAGGATATGCAATAGCAATGCATATGCAGTTGCTGAACTGATCAATAGCATGTCTTTTCATGCAATTAATGCTTTCCATGGCATATTTGCACAACCTGGCGTAGTTTACTATCAACACAAGTATCGCGTTACTGGAATTGAGGAAGGTTATCTTTATGGTGTTTGTTATTCATTTGAAGGTAAAGAGCGTGTTAATTACAACACGGTGACCACCCCTGATGTCAAACACACTTTCCGACCTCCTAAAGGGATTAAATTCAAATTGTTGACCATATTAAATCCAATGCGATTTAACAAAAACCAAAGGGTGTCGTTCAGGAATCTTGAAGTAAATGCTGGTCCAATTTTCGCCATTAGTGGTATGATGAATAAAATAATTTTGAGAGGCATTTACATGACATCTGACCTCACTTACGATTGTACGAAATTGTTCAACAGTGCAGGTCAAAAACGGCCATTGTCAAGTGTTGCTCCACGTGCGGATTTTGAATCAATATTTGGAATAGAGCCTATCTTTAACCGAGGAATACCAGATGCAACGGATTTGCCAGAGGGATTTTGGATGCCCATGGATGATAAATCGTGGATGGTAGGTCAAACAAGATTGTTCTATCGCGGCAAGGTAAATGCTAcgaaaacaacatataaaatgtgcTTTTGTTATCAAGATGCTTGCCTACACTCGGGTactatgatatattcacCAGATCACACATATGATGTAACCCGGTTCATTAACCTTTCGGTACTTTTACGTCTGTCCTATGGTAACCACACATGTATCTACGGTAGGGAAGATTTGAATTGTTTCAAGACCATAAGTGCTATGAAGGCTGGTCTGCCTGTAAAGATGAATCTCAACGACTCCAAAGCTCAGATAAAACATGTGACGTTTACCCATGATGGCACCTATATGTTAGTGCTTAGAGAGGGAGAGTTATATAGGTACAATGAAAACATGAAAATTGACAAAATGATCAACTTATCAAAAGGAGCGGAACGTGTTTTTGACTTCCCTAATATGGCCATGTTTTTGCTGTCGGATGGTACCATACGTTACAGATACGGGACCGATCCCTTCGACTTTAATAAACCTGGTGCTGCATGGCCGTTAAGAGACCTTACGAGAGCTTTCTTGGATGTTATGGCCTTTAAAAAAATTAGATTGCCATCTGTGAGAAATCGCATTATAGCCTTAGATATACATCCAGCTGATGATTCCGGAAAGTATCACATTTTCTATGTGGATGATGCTTTCATGTTGAGTCATTCTATTGTGAACATATATGAAGCTATGGACAATAACGAGGCAGTTGGGGTGCTGTCATCTACTGCATCTGTCGGAAATTTTGTAGCGTCAGACGttgtacagaatgtagTAGTCAAAGCAACTACTCGGCAGGATGATGGAAAGAGACAAACATTTTTGTTTGTCCACACTTACGGCTTACCTCATCtatctatatatactgttACTGGCAGAAGGATGGAATTGCATGGACAGATGAGAACAACAGGCAAGATTGTTGATTTGGTTGTAGGAAAGAATTATTTGATGGGCTTAACTTCTGACATTTCACCTCGTGGCGAAATAACTCACAACATAATTGAAATTCCTCTTAACCGTCTCATTAATACATCCCTTCATTATCCAGACATACCCCGTGCCCTCTACTTGGGAACGGAGTATAAATTCAATCCGGTGAGCACGGCGTACCAGAGCAAGAACTACTATACTAAGCAAAAGCAGGAGTTAGAACAGTACGGGTTGACGTTGGATGCGAACACAGGTACCATATCCGGTACTCCACAAAAGATCGGTATCATCAACGTAAAGATAAAGGGTGTTGGAGACTTTCACAGCGCTTATTCCCGGGTTACattcattttcatttgtCAAGAGGGTACGACATTAGACGCAACACAGAGTAATTGTGTTAAATGTGCAAAGGGGACTTATTGGAGCATGACCAAAGATTCGGTGTCATGTCTTAAATGCACGGATCATATCAAGAACAGTACTACAATAAATGATGGGTCGAAATCAGTATCAGACTGCCTTTGTCCACCTGGTACATATCTTAAAGATTTGGAATGTATACCTTGCCCTCTGGGAACCACCTCGAACTCTTATGGATCGGAAAATTGTCCCATTATTGCAGACGCTGAGAAGGGTCACAGCTCATTCGATAACATGCCAAGTGCTATATCTTGTAAAGCAGGTACTTTCTTGAAGGGTGACGCTTGCGTTCCCTGTACTGTTGGATACTATTGCCTAGGCGGTATTCTTCAGCCATTCCGTTGTAGCCATGGTATGACAACGGAAAGAGCTGGAGCCAAATCCGGGGATGATTGTCTATGTGATGCAGGATATGAGTGGTCAGATGGTAGATGTGTTCCATGTGGAAGGACATCGTACAAAGAAAACATCGGTAATAACCGCTGTACACCATGTCCATCGGTTGACGATGCAAAAGGCATGGTCTACACTCCATCTTTTGGTTCAACCTCTATCCGTGAGTGTATTCATTGTACACCTGGTTATTATTATGATGCTAACCGATTACACTGTATTCCATGCCCTGCAGACTCTTTTTGCCCGGGAAAGGCCATCATCCCTTTGTTTTGTCCAAATAATACCGTTACAAATGGTACAAACGCCGGTGGTAGGAACGATTGTCTCTGTGTGAAGGGTTATGGATATGCCTCAACTGCTCGTTTCATCCTCTCGTTGGATAATAGCTGTACAATTTGTCCTGTCAACACTTTCCAACATGTCAACGGGACAAACATGCCTTGTTTGCAATGCCCCAAGAATACTTACACAGTTGCTAATGGCAGTGTATCTTTAAGTGACTGTTTACCAGGGCCTGGTTTCTACATTGCAGGTGGAGATGGATTTAAAACTATGACAACACGATTGGAATCCATTGAACCTTCCCAGTTACAGGCTTCCAGCGTCAAATGCGTGGCAAATGTAGAGTTTGATGACTCCTTTTCTGTGACTGTATTGGCAAAGTCATTGCAAGTTTGTATTGATATGTGTAAGAATAACATTTACTGTCGCTACGTGTATTATGGAGATTCGGAAACCGGGGTTGCTCATAATGACATTGTGCTTTCTGGTGAGGTTACTTATATAGCTTACCGCCCTTGCAAAATGTTTATGTATTACGAAAGGATATCTGTTCCCAGTATCGTGAAGACTATGCAGCCTTTTGATAAGCGTATCCATAGGTACCAAGTGCTCTGTGAAATATTCAGGGGTGTTAATACATTTGAACCTGATAAATTGGTTGTTCGACGTTGTCCTATGAACCATTATTGTCCCGGTGGAGATAAATTTGGAAAATACCAATGCCCGGAGAATTCAACAACACTGATGGATGGTGCCAACAATAGCTCCCATTGCTTGTGTCTTCCCGGTTTTGAGTTATCTACTAGCTCGAGTGTGAAACGTTGTGTCTCATGTAAAGAGGGTTTCTACAAGGATAACACATCCAATGCTCGTTGCTTGCCTTGCCCACCTATGATGACGACAACTGGTAGAGGCGCCGTATCTGCGAGCCAGTGTGTTTGCAACGTTGGTTACTTTGCAACCACTTCAAATACCATGATGAGGCAATTGTCGCGGGCTCGTATGTTACCTCCAGTGCTTCCGCGTAGGTCAAGGCTTACAGAATTCATGAAGAACAATTTCAACTTTTCCGGTGAAGGAGACACTTCAGATATATTGGCTAACATCACATGCAAGAGATGCCCTGATGGATATGTTTGTCCTGGTAAATGGTTGCCGAACTCGGAATATGTCGTTCACAACCCTCCTATTTCGTGTCCAGATGGATCTGCGGTGCCTCAGCTCTCAGCTAGTGCCAACTCGCTGAGAAAGTGCATCTGTAAACCTGGTTATGGTGCAGGTACTGCGTTTCGCGATGATGTATTTTTATCGTGTCAGAAGTGTGCTCCTGGTACATTCAGTGAAACCTATAGTACATCAACCTGCCATGGACGTTGCAATGATTATGCGATATCATTCCCTGGTGCATCTTCCTTTAAAGATTGCTTCTGTCTCCCGGGGCGTTTTATGACTTTGCAGCTAATAGAAAACAAGGAGAAATTTGTATGTAAAAAATGCTCTGATGGTACCATATGTCCAGGAGGTTTTACGGTACGACAATCTGGAGCTACTATACCTGATAATCTCAAGGAGGCGATATTTTCTCATACACCACAATATCCTCGCATGGGTTACATGGCTATTTTCAAGAGGCAGCGTGCTGAAGGTTCCGATATACAGTGGTTGCCAAACAAACACGATACCTACATCAACGAACCCCCGACTCCATCCCAATTTGGAAAATATGAGCATGTGGCCGATATACACCCTTGTGTATACTCCAACCGTTGCAACAGTTTTGGAAAGGGTGGCTGTTCTGAAGGTTCCTACGGTTACCTCTGTGGTAAATGCGCTCCCGGTTTCGACGCACGCTATTTGCAATCGGATTGCGTGAGATGTAAGCATCCTCTTTTTGAGCTTTTGGATTTGTTTGTGCCTCGCTTAATACTCATGTTTTTGGTTTGCTTAATCTGCCATATGAACAATCGAGCGACTACGGATGGTAACTTCTCCATAATTGCCATTTTCAAGATCTGGTATATCTTTGAGCTTTCTTTAATTCCTTTGGGTATGCAACAACTGACGACGTCGTCTAGTTTGGTTCGTTTTTACAATCTTTACCACAACTATTTCTTCAAGCCCATTCTACTGTATGTGCACAATGAGCGTCTGAATTGTTGGAGACCCGCGATCCATCGAATATGGCAAATTTTAAGATCTTGGGGAGTTCCTTTGCCACCTGCTGATACTCATGAAGATCTAGATTACAACCACATATGGTATATGCAAAGGTTCTTGGGATTGGCAAAGCCACTAATCGATGCTCTACTATTGTGCATACTTTATTATCCATGCCGCCTGCTTTATTCTCGTGTGGAATCTTGGTCTGCATCTTCTTCACGCAGGATATCATTAGATGAACGCATATTCTCGTTAACACGAAGGGTAAACAATGAGAATGAAGAAATAAAAGATAAAGAAGAAGCTGCTCTGTGCCTTAAGACGTTGGACGATCCATCGGCTCATGAAACTATCGGAATGGCGTACATAAAGCATCGCAAACGGGGCAAAGTTTTCCTGATACAGCAACTCATGCTCTTGATGGCATTCCACTTACCGTCAGTAGTAGTCAATAGTTTAGCCATGTTATGGTGTGGGTCGGTGAAATACAAGGATGGCGATGCGGTCAAAGTACTTATGCATTTGCCAGAACAGATTTGTGATCCCAACAACCGGCTGTTCTTCATAGGTCGTATTGTAGGTTTAGCAAATTTGGGACTGTGGCTTCTTATGCTGGCCGTTTTGTTTGTCGCCCTGGCTAACTACAAATACGGTTCACGATCGTGGAACACTATATTCATGGCTGGGAGCGATACCAATTGCCGCTGGTGGGATGCTGTACATCTGTCACGTCAGTTCCTCATAGCGGTTTTGATAGTCTGTCACTATGGGATTAGACCAAAGGGTGATACAGAATATATGCGCGCCGCCTGCTATTTCATTTTACACTTCATCTATGTGACCTTGCATTTGACATTTTCGCCTTACGATAAAAGAAATAATGAATCCTTCAACAACTTGGAGAGTTTGGTTCTCTTTAGCAACCTATGTATGTGTATTTTCATCCAGGGAAGCTATTTCTACGATTTTTCTGATTTTGGTGGCTTCCCTATCGTCGTTTCTCTTTTGGTTCACGTGAAGATCATATGGACCATAATGTTAGAATATGGCCATATTCAGTTCGCCAACATGAAGAACAATGGAAAGGGTGAATTAGCAAATATGATAATTGACTTTTTCTCATTTGCATTTGAACATCGCACAGcaaatgtatattatgACTACAAAAATGACAACCTCGTTATGGAATCATCCAAAATACAAGAGCCATACCGCAGTTTCTATTATAATTTGGTAACTAGACCATTGTTGAAGCTAGCACATCTCACAGGCATTTCCATGAAGGGTACTGAAAAGAGGAAGAGTTACTCATATTCTCTTCAGAATCGTGATTTCTTGGTGGAGTGTATCCGTAACACTATACAGAGATGTTCAGTTCTCAGGCAGGATGTGGTTTTATCGGACAAATGGTTCTACTTTATTACCCGTTACGTATTTTGGTATTGCCATTGTCTGCATGTTGACCTTTTCGACGATAAACTATCGGACAATGATTTGTTCCATAAGATTGTACTGTCTCATTTTTCACCACAGGAAAACATCTCAGATGCTGCGTTGTCAAATTTCTTCGTCAACTTCCCAATTAAACGTTTATCTGCTCATAATGCTTTCCATCACAATGGAGATATATGTGACGGGAAGTGTGCTATATTCGCAGGATCTAAGAGGAAACGCAAGGTCGAAGAAGTAGCGGAAAGTTTGCTCGTTGAATGTTTATTCGACACGGTATATGATCTAGGTCCAGTTACATTGGTAGAGTTCTACTTAGGACTGTTGTCATTGAACCATTTCCATGAGTCAGTTCTTATCCGTATGTTCGACGCTTATAGGATACACGCTCTCTATCTGAAGGATGAAAGAGGTTTCCGTCTTTTGAGGGAAGCTGATGCACTTAACGAAAACATCAACAACCTCAAAGGGGAAATTGAAAAAACAGAAAATGGTACAGCTGCATTGCAACGTCACACCCTTGCTTCGGACATAGAGGAGCTTGAAACGGATATTGCTAAGTTAAACGATACCATTGACCGTGAGCGTCAAGTAATCATGGCTGGTCGTGCTGCTGCCGCCGTTGCATTGAATCTGCACTTAGGTGTAGATAATATAGTTTCTGCCGATTTGAGTTACGATGATATTCTGTCGGCAATATCGCAGCAAACTAACACTGCAACAGACCCATCCGATCGTAGGAAGGGACTTCTGGTACCTGTGAACAGGTCGCAACGATAG